From Pusillibacter faecalis, one genomic window encodes:
- a CDS encoding cysteine desulfurase-like protein: protein MKPFEFQVDYVREQFPALRKSVNGLPAAFLDGPGGTQVPLRVVEKINDYLLCRNANAHGVFKTSVESDALVVRARETFADFFNCDPEEVAFGENSSTNNFKLALGMARQLKPGDEILITDIDHEGNRSPWRTLEDFGVVVKSVKIHPEAITLDFEDFRSKLTDKTKVLAINWAANSCGTITDVKKFIDEAHRVGAITVVDAVQYAPHKVIDVKAVGMDILLCSAYKFFGPHLGIIYCKKDVGEQIKTARVMAYDNVEMPYRLETGTIAMEAVVGAAEAVEFIADIGRQHSQYFEEETAALSGRRKRIVSGLLAIDKYEEALADQLRAGISQLPGAKVYGPPVGHPRTATVSFTISGIHSNKIARFLAERGIFVWDGDFYAIETILHTLKMDACGGFVRIGLEPYSTQADVDRVLTALRELCAN from the coding sequence ATGAAACCCTTTGAATTTCAAGTCGACTATGTGAGGGAGCAGTTTCCGGCCCTGCGCAAAAGCGTCAACGGCCTGCCCGCGGCGTTCCTAGACGGCCCCGGGGGAACTCAGGTGCCTCTGCGCGTGGTTGAGAAGATCAACGACTACCTGCTCTGCAGAAATGCCAATGCACACGGCGTCTTTAAAACCTCTGTGGAGAGCGACGCGCTGGTAGTGCGGGCCCGGGAGACCTTTGCGGATTTCTTCAACTGTGATCCGGAGGAGGTCGCCTTCGGCGAGAACTCCTCCACCAACAATTTCAAGCTGGCGCTGGGCATGGCCCGCCAGCTTAAGCCCGGCGATGAGATCCTGATTACAGACATTGACCATGAGGGAAATCGCTCACCCTGGAGGACCCTGGAGGATTTCGGCGTGGTGGTCAAGAGCGTCAAAATCCACCCGGAGGCCATCACGCTGGATTTTGAGGACTTCCGCTCCAAGCTGACGGATAAGACCAAGGTGCTGGCTATCAACTGGGCGGCCAACTCCTGCGGAACGATTACCGATGTCAAGAAATTCATTGATGAGGCACATCGTGTGGGCGCGATTACGGTGGTTGACGCGGTGCAGTACGCACCCCATAAGGTGATTGACGTGAAGGCGGTCGGCATGGATATTCTACTCTGCTCCGCCTACAAGTTCTTCGGTCCACATTTGGGTATCATCTATTGCAAAAAGGATGTGGGCGAACAGATCAAGACGGCGCGCGTCATGGCATATGACAACGTTGAGATGCCCTATCGCCTGGAGACGGGTACCATCGCCATGGAGGCAGTGGTAGGTGCCGCGGAAGCCGTGGAGTTCATCGCGGACATTGGCCGCCAGCACAGCCAGTATTTTGAGGAGGAGACCGCCGCTCTGAGCGGACGCCGTAAGAGGATTGTCTCCGGTTTGCTGGCCATTGACAAGTACGAGGAGGCGCTGGCAGACCAGCTCAGGGCCGGTATCAGCCAGTTGCCGGGCGCCAAGGTGTACGGACCTCCGGTCGGGCATCCCAGAACTGCCACGGTGTCCTTCACCATCAGCGGCATCCACTCCAATAAGATCGCAAGATTCCTGGCCGAGCGGGGCATCTTTGTGTGGGACGGCGATTTCTACGCCATTGAGACGATTCTCCACACGCTAAAAATGGATGCTTGCGGCGGCTTCGTGCGGATTGGCTTGGAGCCCTACTCCACGCAGGCAGACGTGGATCGGGTGCTGACAGCGCTGCGCGAGCTGTGCGCAAACTGA
- a CDS encoding Na+/H+ antiporter NhaC family protein: protein MNKETKKQRRQKRKPTLTESIVLVLLIVAVAASFTLLGLKSVLMMVTITILAVIMGLICGYSWKEMSAAGEEKVRKSASVMMLLLVIGMMLAAFMYSGTLPMVLYYGIKLVNPSWLALSGFLLCSVFSLATGTSNGSASTAGFAIMSIAAAMGDAVNFGLVAGACYAGSMLGDKMSPLSDTTILASMITENDIFDHIRHMSKTVGPAALITIIIYVIYGAMNHGATTSVDGTAALLSALETLYSFNIILLLPFVVIIYGAITKKDTNIVILLAALLAVLLGFFYQGLPLANGINAMHSGFNAQIILDMHPEIDAEAISASGVLTLLNRGGISAMVDAFIITFICMYFAGILEYIGLMDVLVHRVFGFVKGTGSLIVVSGIICILLAGTAGSTAVILIGGPMLLQKYKEMGLHTLNLSRTLEDFGTGSTGFYPWTSSGILYASVLGASNLTFLRYSFFSWLVWAFAIFYGFTGLCIKKAAPETQITEVKA, encoded by the coding sequence ATGAACAAAGAGACCAAGAAACAACGACGGCAAAAGCGCAAACCAACTCTAACGGAGAGCATCGTTCTGGTGCTTCTGATCGTGGCGGTCGCCGCCTCGTTCACGCTACTGGGACTCAAAAGTGTTCTCATGATGGTTACCATTACGATCTTGGCCGTAATCATGGGTTTGATCTGTGGGTATTCCTGGAAGGAGATGTCCGCGGCCGGTGAGGAGAAGGTCCGCAAATCCGCCTCCGTCATGATGCTGCTCCTGGTAATCGGCATGATGTTGGCCGCATTCATGTACAGCGGCACGCTTCCTATGGTGCTCTATTACGGCATCAAACTGGTGAATCCGAGCTGGCTTGCCCTCTCAGGCTTTCTGCTGTGCTCAGTGTTCTCCCTTGCTACAGGCACCTCCAACGGCTCTGCCAGTACGGCCGGCTTTGCGATCATGAGTATCGCGGCAGCCATGGGCGATGCGGTGAACTTTGGCCTTGTGGCCGGTGCCTGCTACGCCGGCTCCATGCTGGGCGACAAGATGTCCCCTCTATCCGACACCACGATTCTCGCATCTATGATTACAGAAAATGACATCTTCGACCATATCCGCCACATGTCCAAAACTGTCGGCCCTGCCGCGCTGATTACCATCATCATCTACGTGATCTACGGCGCGATGAACCACGGGGCCACCACATCCGTGGACGGAACCGCCGCGCTGCTGTCTGCGCTGGAGACACTTTACAGTTTCAACATTATTTTGCTGCTGCCCTTTGTTGTGATTATCTACGGCGCCATCACCAAAAAGGATACCAACATTGTCATCCTGCTGGCGGCGCTCTTGGCCGTTTTGCTGGGGTTCTTTTATCAGGGCTTGCCACTTGCAAATGGGATTAATGCCATGCACTCCGGCTTTAATGCTCAGATCATTCTGGACATGCACCCTGAGATCGACGCAGAGGCGATCTCCGCCTCCGGCGTACTTACATTGCTCAACCGCGGCGGTATTAGCGCCATGGTGGATGCCTTCATCATCACTTTTATCTGCATGTACTTTGCTGGCATTCTGGAATACATCGGTCTGATGGACGTCCTGGTCCACAGGGTGTTTGGTTTCGTCAAGGGTACAGGCTCCCTGATCGTGGTCAGCGGCATCATCTGCATCCTGCTGGCGGGCACCGCCGGCTCCACTGCCGTCATTCTGATCGGCGGACCGATGCTGCTGCAAAAGTACAAGGAGATGGGCCTGCATACGCTGAACCTGTCCAGAACGCTAGAGGACTTCGGCACCGGCTCCACCGGCTTTTATCCCTGGACCTCATCTGGAATTCTATACGCCTCCGTTCTGGGGGCTAGCAACCTGACGTTCCTGCGGTATTCCTTCTTTAGCTGGTTGGTCTGGGCCTTCGCGATCTTCTACGGCTTTACCGGACTTTGCATCAAGAAGGCCGCCCCTGAGACGCAGATTACAGAGGTGAAAGCCTGA
- the hisJ gene encoding histidinol-phosphatase HisJ, producing MIALNQKDLHVHSPFCPHRASDAPLEEYLTAAEKQGIVELGFAEHGPFPAPLSLTQYTKHPTLTDEEVELYFREMYALRETYTGPVKITIGLEVDFLEGFEEETARSLDLYGPRMEDGLLSVHNLLVDGRYLNLGYQHNIIAAVGKMGARKLSELYYRTMLKLVITDLGPYKPKRVGHPTMLALCGKHFPEFNEERALMEEFVAAAKEYGFALELNTAGLESPEDCEEIYGQALLPYMKKYDVPVSLGADAHRPERIGSDFDHPVILEAMKYLRPVWGDGTLRAARATGTARYEEAANDCIG from the coding sequence ATGATCGCGTTAAATCAAAAGGATCTGCACGTTCACTCCCCGTTTTGCCCGCACCGGGCCTCCGATGCCCCGCTGGAGGAGTACCTGACCGCAGCGGAGAAACAGGGCATTGTGGAGCTGGGCTTTGCCGAGCACGGCCCATTTCCGGCGCCGCTATCCCTGACGCAGTATACCAAGCATCCGACGCTTACGGATGAGGAGGTTGAGCTGTATTTTCGTGAGATGTACGCGCTCCGGGAGACCTATACCGGGCCGGTGAAAATCACCATCGGTCTGGAGGTTGATTTCCTAGAAGGGTTTGAGGAGGAGACGGCACGGTCCCTCGATCTCTACGGCCCCAGGATGGAGGACGGCCTTCTCTCCGTGCACAATCTGCTGGTGGATGGCAGATACCTGAATCTTGGCTATCAGCATAATATCATCGCGGCGGTGGGGAAGATGGGCGCCCGGAAGCTCAGCGAACTGTACTACAGAACTATGCTCAAGCTGGTGATCACAGATCTGGGGCCCTATAAGCCCAAGCGGGTCGGCCATCCCACGATGCTCGCTCTGTGCGGAAAACACTTCCCGGAGTTCAATGAGGAGCGAGCTCTGATGGAGGAGTTTGTCGCTGCGGCCAAGGAATACGGCTTTGCGCTGGAGCTGAACACCGCGGGGCTGGAGTCCCCAGAGGACTGCGAGGAGATTTATGGGCAGGCGCTGCTGCCGTACATGAAAAAGTATGACGTTCCCGTATCTTTGGGGGCCGACGCCCACAGGCCGGAGCGAATCGGCAGTGACTTTGACCACCCCGTGATTCTGGAGGCCATGAAATATCTGCGTCCCGTCTGGGGAGACGGGACGCTGAGAGCCGCCCGCGCAACAGGCACAGCGAGGTACGAGGAAGCAGCAAATGACTGCATTGGATAA
- the hisJ gene encoding histidinol-phosphatase HisJ: protein MTALDKKDLHVHTPFCPHRHTDAPLEAYLAAAERAGMAEVAFTEHAPLPIPLERTQYEENPNLSADGVDAYFAGMQAFREHYTGPVRMRIGLEVEYFEGCEEKTGHILEAYGPRMEDGLISVHNLLVDGCYLNLDYRHNIIAAVKAVGARKLGEIYYRTLIRSVTADLGPWRPRRVGHPTLLGRCGRLFPEFYDNLPVMEEFILVVKEQECALELNTSGVLYPDDCGQIYGEALLPLIQKHRVPVSLGSDAHEPERIGGGFDLPVIQENLKTLLPVWEA from the coding sequence ATGACTGCATTGGATAAAAAGGATCTGCATGTACACACGCCCTTTTGCCCGCATCGCCACACGGATGCGCCGCTGGAGGCCTATCTGGCCGCGGCGGAGAGGGCCGGAATGGCGGAGGTAGCGTTTACGGAGCACGCGCCGCTGCCGATTCCGCTGGAGCGGACACAGTACGAGGAGAATCCCAACCTGTCCGCGGACGGGGTGGATGCCTACTTTGCCGGTATGCAGGCCTTTCGAGAGCATTACACCGGCCCGGTGAGAATGCGCATCGGCCTGGAGGTGGAATATTTTGAGGGCTGTGAGGAGAAGACGGGCCATATTCTGGAGGCATACGGCCCCAGAATGGAGGACGGGCTTATCTCCGTGCACAACCTGCTGGTAGATGGCTGTTACCTGAATCTGGACTACCGGCACAACATCATCGCCGCCGTGAAGGCAGTGGGGGCCAGAAAGCTGGGCGAAATCTATTACCGGACCCTCATCAGGTCAGTGACGGCGGACCTGGGGCCCTGGCGGCCAAGACGCGTCGGGCATCCGACGCTGTTAGGGCGCTGTGGCAGGCTGTTCCCGGAGTTCTATGACAACCTTCCGGTGATGGAGGAGTTTATCCTAGTGGTGAAAGAGCAGGAATGTGCGCTGGAGCTGAATACCTCTGGGGTGCTGTACCCGGACGACTGCGGCCAAATTTATGGCGAGGCACTGCTGCCGCTCATTCAAAAGCACCGGGTGCCGGTCTCCTTGGGCTCTGATGCCCATGAGCCGGAGCGAATCGGCGGCGGGTTTGACTTGCCGGTGATTCAGGAAAATCTGAAAACGCTGCTTCCCGTGTGGGAGGCGTGA
- a CDS encoding MgtC/SapB family protein — protein sequence MMEWLDNLREFHALSVFLRMTLAVFLGGFIGLERSQKHRPAGFRTYMLISLGAALTMILSQYETEMMNTCWRETALRVGIRTDVSRFGAQVINGVGFLGAGTILVTHNRSVKGLTTAAGLWASACMGLAIGAGFYECVLPVFFLILFCICILPRLEKRMKAYMKNINIYVELTSLDQIRSVITCLKARQIRIYEVDIERGREEKNPSAVFYVRLPKSQPHIEVISILMKLDGVLTVQEI from the coding sequence ATGATGGAGTGGCTGGACAATCTACGGGAGTTTCATGCGCTGAGCGTCTTTTTGAGGATGACGTTGGCGGTTTTCTTGGGCGGCTTCATCGGCCTGGAGCGCAGTCAGAAGCACCGGCCGGCGGGGTTCCGCACCTATATGCTGATCTCCCTGGGGGCTGCGCTGACCATGATACTTAGCCAGTATGAAACCGAGATGATGAATACCTGCTGGCGGGAGACTGCATTACGCGTCGGAATTCGGACAGATGTATCTCGCTTTGGCGCACAGGTCATCAACGGCGTTGGCTTTCTGGGTGCGGGCACAATCCTCGTCACGCACAATCGGAGCGTGAAAGGTCTCACCACCGCCGCGGGACTGTGGGCCTCTGCCTGCATGGGTCTTGCCATCGGGGCGGGGTTCTATGAGTGCGTGCTCCCGGTATTTTTTCTGATTCTGTTTTGTATATGCATCCTTCCGCGGCTGGAGAAGCGCATGAAAGCCTACATGAAAAATATAAACATCTACGTGGAGCTGACATCACTGGACCAGATTCGTTCTGTCATTACCTGCCTGAAGGCACGGCAGATCCGTATCTATGAGGTGGATATCGAGCGCGGGCGCGAGGAAAAGAATCCAAGTGCTGTTTTTTATGTTCGCCTCCCAAAATCGCAGCCGCATATTGAGGTGATTTCCATCTTGATGAAGCTGGACGGTGTGCTGACCGTACAAGAAATTTAA
- a CDS encoding MgtC/SapB family protein: MLHVFDAFRDISTLSVGIRLLMAVLCGGVIGLEREYKRRPAGFRTHILICLGASVTTLTSHYLLLYMECYTDVGRLGAQVIAGIGFIGAGCILVTRNRRVRGLTTAAGLWSAAIIGLAIGAGFYEGAIYATLLVLLAEMVLTKLKYLLWRDTPEINLYLECTQNACLDQLMQDLRMEGVKILDLEITRATACEQGTACALLTLQLHKQYDMDQLLREISDCQGVMSVEQF; this comes from the coding sequence ATGCTGCATGTTTTTGATGCCTTTCGCGATATATCGACGCTCTCTGTCGGCATCCGCCTGCTGATGGCCGTGCTCTGCGGAGGAGTGATTGGACTGGAGCGAGAGTACAAACGCCGCCCGGCGGGCTTCCGCACCCATATTCTGATCTGTCTGGGGGCGTCTGTTACCACGCTGACGAGTCACTATCTGCTGCTCTATATGGAGTGTTATACGGATGTCGGCAGGCTGGGCGCCCAAGTCATCGCGGGGATCGGCTTCATTGGCGCCGGGTGTATTCTTGTGACACGAAACCGGCGGGTGCGGGGGTTGACCACGGCGGCCGGCCTTTGGAGCGCGGCTATCATCGGCCTGGCCATCGGCGCCGGCTTTTATGAGGGCGCCATTTACGCAACGCTGCTGGTGCTGCTGGCGGAAATGGTGCTTACAAAACTGAAATACCTGCTCTGGAGAGATACTCCCGAGATCAATCTGTACCTTGAATGTACGCAGAACGCATGTCTGGACCAGCTGATGCAGGATCTCCGCATGGAGGGGGTCAAGATCCTGGACCTGGAGATCACGCGGGCCACTGCCTGCGAACAGGGCACCGCCTGTGCGCTCCTGACGCTGCAGCTACACAAGCAATATGACATGGACCAGCTGCTCCGGGAGATTTCGGACTGCCAAGGCGTGATGTCCGTTGAGCAGTTCTGA
- a CDS encoding pyridoxal phosphate-dependent aminotransferase: MMKLSSKIQKCGFSPMRKFQSYQVAAEARGLKIYHLNIGQPDIETPKVFFDTIREFRQPVLSYAPSPGVPAYLEAVKRYYSELNVPLQQGNILATTGGSEALEIALACILDDGDEILIPEPFYPNYNTFVRITGGSIRPISTSPEEGYRYADRARIEPLINEHTRAILMTNPGNPTGVVLSPEEVRLMAEIAREHDLFLIGDEVYREFVYGGEKLTTLLELEDMAEYVVVIDSVSKRFSACGARIGALISRNQELMANAMKICQGRLCAATLDQVGATALYGVDSSYFAAVQEEYKKRRDTCMEGLSKIPGVMCECPKGAFYIMAKLPVDDTDRFQAWLLEEFDNHGETVMFAPGEGFYATPGKGRDEIRIAYALQQRDLERAMAVLASGIQAYTARAGKS; this comes from the coding sequence ATGATGAAATTGTCCAGCAAGATTCAAAAGTGCGGCTTTTCCCCCATGCGGAAATTTCAGTCCTATCAGGTGGCGGCGGAGGCCCGGGGTCTAAAAATCTATCACCTAAACATCGGACAGCCGGACATTGAGACGCCGAAGGTGTTTTTTGACACGATCCGGGAATTCCGACAGCCTGTTTTGAGCTACGCACCGTCCCCGGGCGTACCGGCCTATCTGGAGGCGGTGAAGCGCTATTACAGCGAGCTGAATGTCCCGCTTCAACAGGGGAACATCCTGGCGACGACCGGCGGCAGCGAGGCGCTGGAGATTGCCCTTGCCTGCATTCTGGACGACGGCGACGAGATCCTGATTCCGGAGCCCTTTTATCCCAACTACAATACCTTTGTCCGGATAACCGGCGGCTCTATCCGCCCAATTTCCACCTCTCCAGAGGAGGGGTATCGGTATGCGGACCGGGCCAGGATTGAGCCGCTGATCAACGAGCACACTCGGGCCATCCTGATGACGAACCCGGGTAACCCCACGGGCGTTGTCCTCTCCCCGGAGGAAGTGCGGCTGATGGCGGAGATTGCCAGGGAGCACGACCTCTTCCTCATCGGAGACGAGGTGTACCGTGAGTTTGTGTATGGCGGCGAAAAGCTGACGACCCTGTTGGAACTGGAGGATATGGCAGAGTATGTGGTGGTGATCGACTCGGTCTCCAAGCGGTTTTCCGCCTGCGGCGCCCGGATCGGCGCGCTGATCTCCCGCAACCAGGAGCTAATGGCCAATGCCATGAAGATCTGCCAGGGCCGGCTGTGTGCTGCAACGCTGGATCAGGTGGGTGCCACGGCACTCTACGGTGTGGATTCCTCGTATTTCGCCGCTGTGCAGGAGGAGTACAAAAAGCGCAGGGACACCTGTATGGAGGGCCTCTCCAAAATTCCCGGTGTGATGTGCGAATGTCCTAAAGGGGCGTTCTATATTATGGCCAAGCTACCAGTTGATGACACAGATCGTTTCCAGGCCTGGCTGCTGGAGGAATTTGACAACCACGGCGAGACCGTGATGTTCGCACCCGGCGAGGGCTTCTATGCCACGCCCGGCAAGGGACGGGATGAGATCCGTATCGCGTATGCCCTGCAGCAGAGGGATCTAGAGCGGGCCATGGCAGTGCTGGCCAGCGGGATTCAGGCTTATACGGCGCGCGCCGGAAAATCATAA
- the gdhA gene encoding NADP-specific glutamate dehydrogenase yields MNAYLASVIENVKSKYANEPEFVQTVEEVFSSLEPVIERHPEYEKADLLNRMVEPERMFTFRVVWMADDGTWHTNVGYRCQFNGAIGPYKGGLRFQANVYPGIIKFLGFEQIFKNSLTGLPIGGGKGGSDFDPAGKSDAEIMRFCQSYMQALYRYIGPDVDVPAGDMGVGAREIGYLYGEYRRLKGVFENGVFTGKGFSYGGSRIRPEATGFGAVYYLENVLKHEGESIQGKTIACAGFGNVTWGICKKAAELGAKVVTLSGPDGYIYDPDGVTTSEKVAYLLEMRASGRNVVKDYADKFGVEFYPGEKPWGVKVDICMPSAMQNDVYLEHAKKIAQAGVKYYIEVANMPTTNDALRYLMDCGLIVAPSKAVNAGGVATSALEMAQNSERMVWTAQEVDKQLRQIMNTIYTMSVEAAEEYGLGYNLVAGANIAGFQRVADAMMAQGIF; encoded by the coding sequence ATGAACGCCTATCTTGCCAGTGTAATTGAAAACGTCAAATCCAAGTACGCCAATGAACCGGAATTCGTCCAGACGGTGGAGGAGGTCTTCTCCTCCCTGGAGCCTGTGATCGAGAGGCATCCGGAGTATGAAAAAGCGGACCTTTTGAACCGGATGGTGGAGCCGGAGCGAATGTTTACCTTCCGCGTGGTGTGGATGGCGGATGACGGCACTTGGCATACCAACGTCGGCTATCGCTGCCAGTTCAATGGGGCCATCGGCCCTTACAAGGGCGGCCTGCGGTTCCAGGCGAATGTGTATCCCGGCATTATCAAATTCCTGGGTTTTGAGCAGATCTTCAAGAACTCTCTGACCGGACTGCCCATTGGCGGCGGCAAAGGCGGCAGTGACTTCGACCCCGCCGGCAAGTCCGACGCGGAGATCATGCGTTTTTGCCAGAGCTATATGCAGGCGCTGTACCGCTATATCGGCCCCGATGTGGATGTTCCCGCCGGTGACATGGGCGTGGGCGCCCGGGAAATTGGATATCTGTACGGAGAGTACCGCCGCCTGAAGGGCGTCTTTGAAAACGGCGTGTTCACCGGCAAGGGATTCTCCTATGGCGGAAGCCGCATCCGTCCGGAGGCGACTGGCTTCGGCGCGGTGTACTACCTGGAAAATGTTCTCAAGCACGAGGGAGAGTCCATCCAGGGAAAAACCATCGCCTGCGCGGGTTTCGGCAACGTGACCTGGGGCATCTGCAAGAAGGCGGCGGAACTGGGGGCCAAGGTGGTGACGCTGTCTGGCCCTGACGGCTATATCTATGATCCTGACGGAGTCACAACCAGTGAGAAAGTAGCGTACCTGCTGGAAATGCGCGCCAGCGGCCGGAACGTGGTCAAGGACTACGCTGATAAATTCGGCGTGGAGTTCTATCCCGGCGAGAAGCCTTGGGGAGTCAAGGTGGATATCTGCATGCCGTCGGCCATGCAGAACGATGTCTATTTGGAGCACGCCAAGAAGATCGCCCAGGCCGGCGTCAAGTACTACATCGAGGTGGCCAATATGCCCACCACCAACGACGCGCTGAGGTATCTGATGGACTGCGGTTTGATTGTCGCTCCCAGCAAGGCCGTCAACGCCGGCGGCGTCGCCACCTCCGCTCTGGAGATGGCCCAGAACAGCGAGCGCATGGTGTGGACCGCACAAGAGGTGGACAAGCAGCTCAGGCAGATCATGAACACCATTTATACCATGAGTGTGGAGGCCGCCGAGGAATACGGCCTGGGTTACAATCTGGTGGCCGGCGCCAACATCGCGGGCTTCCAGCGGGTGGCTGATGCCATGATGGCCCAGGGGATCTTTTGA
- a CDS encoding aldehyde dehydrogenase family protein, whose product MTIQEYVERGRKAVEAIKDYDQAQTDKLVYEAAKIIYQHAAELAREAVDETGLGYYEDKICKNTDTPAAFWAYLRDKKSVGIISENKETGIIEVAHPVGVIACVTPATNPNVTPLGNFMDAVKGKNAIIVSPAPRAAKSTTHTVELIREAMVKCGAPADLIQVLSEVTLANSQALMEACDLVIATGGSGMVKAAYSSGTPAYGVGPGNPPVVLDRGYDLKEAAKMTVTAVGSDNGILCDGDNLLLYPQEEEEKFFQALKDEGVVLFEDKADVEKFGAVLFHDGHPVPELVGKDAPVIAKAAGFDIPKDTKVMGLKIDAVGKANVLNKEIMGPIVVLKGYESFEEAVAMAIQNMEEAGGIGHTAGIFSNDRKHIEYYGERIPVARVLVNQPTPDAWGPSTNGLSPAVSESCGTWGNNILCENVDYIHLINVSKIALPLDVQVPSPEELFKN is encoded by the coding sequence ATGACAATTCAGGAATATGTGGAGAGGGGCCGGAAGGCCGTAGAAGCGATCAAGGATTACGACCAGGCGCAGACCGACAAACTGGTGTACGAGGCGGCGAAGATCATCTATCAGCATGCTGCTGAACTGGCCCGGGAGGCCGTGGACGAGACAGGGCTGGGGTACTATGAGGACAAGATCTGCAAGAATACGGACACGCCGGCGGCGTTTTGGGCGTACCTGAGGGATAAGAAGTCCGTGGGGATCATCAGCGAGAACAAGGAGACGGGGATTATCGAGGTGGCGCACCCTGTGGGTGTGATCGCGTGCGTGACACCGGCGACGAACCCAAATGTGACCCCGCTGGGGAACTTCATGGACGCGGTGAAGGGGAAGAACGCGATCATCGTCTCTCCCGCGCCCCGTGCGGCGAAGTCCACCACCCATACGGTGGAGCTGATCCGGGAGGCAATGGTGAAGTGCGGCGCCCCGGCCGACCTGATCCAGGTGCTGAGCGAGGTGACGCTGGCGAACTCACAGGCGCTGATGGAGGCGTGCGACCTGGTGATCGCCACCGGCGGCAGCGGGATGGTGAAGGCGGCGTACTCCAGCGGAACGCCGGCATACGGCGTGGGCCCCGGGAACCCGCCGGTGGTTCTGGACCGTGGGTATGACCTGAAGGAAGCGGCGAAGATGACGGTGACGGCAGTGGGGAGTGACAACGGCATCCTGTGCGACGGGGACAACCTGCTGCTCTATCCCCAGGAGGAAGAGGAAAAGTTCTTCCAGGCACTGAAGGACGAGGGCGTGGTGCTGTTTGAGGACAAGGCGGACGTGGAGAAGTTCGGGGCCGTGCTGTTCCACGACGGACATCCGGTGCCGGAGCTGGTGGGAAAAGACGCGCCAGTGATTGCGAAGGCGGCGGGCTTTGACATTCCGAAGGACACAAAGGTCATGGGCTTGAAGATCGACGCGGTGGGGAAGGCGAATGTGCTGAACAAGGAGATCATGGGTCCCATTGTGGTGCTGAAGGGGTATGAGAGCTTTGAGGAGGCCGTGGCGATGGCGATCCAGAACATGGAGGAGGCCGGTGGCATCGGGCACACGGCGGGTATCTTCAGCAATGACCGCAAGCATATTGAGTACTATGGCGAGCGGATTCCTGTGGCGCGGGTACTGGTGAACCAGCCGACTCCGGACGCATGGGGCCCGAGCACGAACGGGCTGAGTCCGGCGGTGTCTGAGAGCTGCGGCACGTGGGGGAATAACATTCTGTGCGAGAATGTGGACTACATCCACCTCATCAACGTCTCGAAGATTGCTCTGCCCCTGGATGTTCAGGTCCCCAGCCCCGAGGAGCTCTTCAAGAACTGA